The Sulfuricaulis sp. genome has a window encoding:
- the arsC gene encoding arsenate reductase (thioredoxin) — translation MYKRKVKVLFLCTGNSCRSQMAEGWANHLGSEWLEATSAGIEAHGKNPRAIAVMREAGVDISHQESTRVTPEMLAQADLVVTVCGHADEHCPVLPAGVQKKHWPLEDPAKATGTEDEIMAKFRATRDEIKNRVEGMIGGLKMMARSDNQEKA, via the coding sequence ATGTACAAACGCAAAGTAAAAGTTCTGTTCCTCTGTACCGGCAACTCCTGCCGTTCGCAGATGGCCGAAGGCTGGGCGAACCATCTGGGAAGCGAATGGTTGGAAGCGACATCCGCCGGCATCGAGGCGCATGGCAAGAACCCACGCGCCATCGCGGTCATGCGCGAGGCCGGCGTGGATATCTCGCATCAGGAATCCACGCGCGTGACGCCGGAAATGCTGGCGCAGGCCGACCTCGTTGTCACCGTTTGCGGCCACGCCGACGAGCACTGCCCGGTACTCCCGGCCGGCGTGCAGAAAAAACACTGGCCGCTGGAAGACCCGGCCAAGGCCACCGGCACGGAAGACGAGATCATGGCGAAATTTCGCGCCACACGCGATGAAATTAAAAACCGCGTCGAAGGCATGATCGGCGGACTGAAAATGATGGCGCGCAGCGACAACCAGGAGAAAGCATGA
- a CDS encoding sulfurtransferase, producing MKTAFQTNVFLIVALLCLLAPVGVRAADFLVNAEWLEQHIQDPKLVVLEVRYHPHRYYTVGHIPGALQVQRFKDLGDNFAHPTMRFPAREAFQATLRAWGVNNDSTIVIYDDSMTALASRLYYLLELYGFDMQRVKILNGGTLGWTAFNELSKESMQRPRGHVALKPANRKMAVEWTDVYSDVVARREPGITLLDARPRDMYTGTVVQHAVQGGHIPGAINIVSLEGVDGQTQVWKPRDELAVLYRDIPRDRTAYVYCHDGFRSTLAWLQLKHLGYRDVRVYNGGWGDWGNNLTLPVVMGDKPYDGDFDL from the coding sequence ATGAAAACAGCATTCCAAACAAATGTATTTCTGATCGTCGCGCTGCTGTGCCTGCTGGCGCCGGTCGGCGTTCGGGCGGCGGATTTCCTGGTAAACGCAGAATGGCTGGAACAGCACATTCAGGATCCGAAACTCGTGGTGCTGGAAGTGCGTTACCACCCGCACCGTTACTACACCGTGGGACACATTCCGGGCGCACTGCAGGTACAGCGCTTCAAGGATCTGGGCGACAACTTCGCGCATCCGACCATGCGCTTCCCCGCGCGCGAGGCGTTCCAGGCGACGCTGCGCGCCTGGGGCGTCAACAACGACTCGACCATCGTGATCTACGACGACTCAATGACCGCTCTCGCCTCACGGCTCTATTATCTGCTCGAGTTGTACGGCTTCGACATGCAGCGCGTGAAAATCCTCAACGGCGGCACCCTCGGCTGGACCGCGTTCAACGAGCTGTCGAAAGAATCCATGCAGCGCCCGCGCGGCCATGTCGCGCTCAAGCCAGCCAACCGCAAAATGGCAGTCGAATGGACCGACGTCTACAGCGACGTGGTGGCGCGGCGCGAACCCGGCATCACGCTGCTCGACGCGCGCCCGCGCGACATGTACACCGGCACGGTGGTGCAGCATGCAGTCCAGGGCGGGCATATCCCCGGGGCGATCAATATCGTGAGCCTCGAGGGCGTGGATGGCCAGACCCAGGTCTGGAAACCGCGCGACGAGCTCGCCGTGCTGTACCGCGATATTCCTCGGGACCGGACCGCGTACGTCTATTGCCACGACGGCTTCCGCTCCACGCTCGCCTGGCTGCAACTGAAACACCTCGGCTACCGCGACGTGCGCGTATACAACGGCGGCTGGGGCGACTGGGGCAACAATCTGACATTGCCGGTGGTGATGGGAGACAAACCCTACGATGGAGACTTCGATCTGTGA
- a CDS encoding OsmC family protein → MLEYGVNAERLDAHGSLASCKEAELLLDTDVNGRMDAFNPAELLLAALAGCMIKGIERVAPMLHFRLRGVEVTLRGLRQDAPPKMASIEYTLTVDTDESDARLALLHQNVMKYGTVYNTLAAGTTIRGTIRRAAGSRP, encoded by the coding sequence ATGCTCGAATACGGTGTCAACGCTGAACGATTGGACGCACACGGCAGCCTCGCCTCCTGCAAGGAGGCGGAGCTGTTGCTCGATACCGACGTCAATGGGCGCATGGACGCGTTCAACCCGGCCGAGTTGCTGCTGGCCGCGCTCGCCGGATGCATGATCAAGGGCATCGAGCGCGTGGCGCCGATGCTGCACTTCCGGCTGCGCGGCGTCGAAGTCACGTTGCGCGGTCTGCGCCAGGACGCACCGCCTAAAATGGCGAGCATCGAGTACACGCTCACCGTGGACACCGACGAGAGCGACGCGCGCCTCGCGCTACTGCACCAGAACGTAATGAAGTACGGCACCGTGTACAACACGCTCGCCGCCGGCACGACGATCCGCGGCACCATCCGGCGCGCCGCCGGGAGCAGGCCATGA
- a CDS encoding thioredoxin family protein, with product MKNVKVLGTGCANCKATVKLIEEAAHAKGVVVAVEKIENIADIMAYGVMATPGVVIDGKVVHAGGVPDRQKVEGWLGGGPS from the coding sequence ATGAAAAACGTGAAAGTGCTTGGTACCGGCTGCGCCAACTGCAAGGCTACCGTGAAGCTCATCGAAGAAGCGGCGCATGCCAAGGGCGTGGTGGTCGCGGTCGAAAAGATCGAGAACATCGCCGATATCATGGCCTACGGCGTCATGGCCACGCCCGGTGTGGTGATCGACGGCAAGGTCGTACACGCCGGCGGCGTGCCGGACCGCCAAAAGGTCGAGGGCTGGCTCGGAGGCGGGCCATCGTGA
- a CDS encoding permease, protein MFDALANWIIYDLAGMQGTALGAALHFFVMDVTKILVLLTLVIYVMGLLRAMLAPERVREFIRARSNVSARFMAVGLGAVTPFCSCSSIPLFIGFVEAGIPLGVTLSFLIASPMINEVAIVVLASVIGWQTTAIYVATGLTVAFVGGFVIERFRPERWVEEYVWKIHVGEAQRAAPDVSLKGRHEYALAQVREIVGRIWKYVLIGVGVGALIHGYVPQDFVARIAGDGGLLSVIGAVAVGVPLYSDAVGIIPIAEVLLQKGVPLGTVLAFMMAVTALSLPEMVILRKVAKWPLLGVFAGYLATAFVVVGLLFNALRGVV, encoded by the coding sequence ATGTTCGATGCTCTTGCTAACTGGATCATCTACGACCTCGCCGGTATGCAGGGCACGGCCCTCGGCGCGGCGCTGCATTTCTTCGTCATGGACGTGACCAAGATCCTGGTACTGCTGACGCTGGTGATCTACGTCATGGGCCTGTTGCGCGCCATGCTGGCGCCCGAGCGGGTACGCGAATTCATCCGGGCGCGCTCGAATGTCTCGGCGCGTTTCATGGCGGTCGGTCTCGGGGCGGTGACGCCATTCTGTTCCTGTTCCTCGATTCCGCTGTTCATCGGCTTCGTCGAGGCCGGCATTCCGCTCGGCGTGACGCTGTCGTTCCTGATCGCGAGCCCGATGATCAACGAGGTCGCGATCGTGGTGCTGGCCTCGGTGATCGGCTGGCAGACGACCGCCATCTACGTCGCCACCGGCCTGACGGTGGCCTTCGTCGGCGGCTTCGTAATCGAGCGCTTTCGCCCCGAACGCTGGGTCGAGGAATATGTCTGGAAAATCCACGTGGGCGAGGCGCAACGCGCAGCGCCCGACGTCTCGCTCAAGGGCCGGCATGAATACGCCTTGGCACAGGTGCGCGAGATCGTCGGCCGCATCTGGAAGTACGTGCTGATCGGCGTCGGCGTCGGTGCCCTGATTCACGGTTACGTGCCGCAGGATTTCGTGGCGCGCATCGCCGGTGACGGCGGATTGCTGTCGGTCATCGGCGCGGTGGCAGTCGGGGTACCGCTCTATTCCGACGCGGTCGGCATTATCCCGATCGCTGAAGTGCTGCTGCAAAAGGGCGTACCGCTCGGCACCGTGCTGGCCTTCATGATGGCGGTGACGGCGCTGTCGCTGCCGGAAATGGTGATCCTGCGCAAGGTCGCGAAATGGCCGTTGCTCGGGGTGTTCGCGGGTTATCTGGCCACGGCCTTCGTGGTCGTAGGCCTGCTGTTCAACGCATTGAGAGGTGTCGTATGA
- a CDS encoding metalloregulator ArsR/SmtB family transcription factor translates to MLTAENFFPALADPTRLRCLLLLSAEGELCVCELTHALDESQPKISRHLAMLREVGIVSDRREGLWIHYRINPDLPSWAREILDTAVRANAAAKPFAQDRKRLRGAPTRPPVRCCA, encoded by the coding sequence ATGTTGACCGCCGAAAACTTCTTCCCTGCCCTCGCCGACCCGACGCGCCTGCGCTGCCTGCTGCTGCTGTCCGCGGAAGGCGAGCTGTGCGTGTGCGAACTTACCCACGCCCTTGATGAATCCCAGCCCAAGATCTCGCGCCATCTCGCCATGCTGCGCGAAGTCGGGATCGTCAGCGACCGGCGCGAGGGGTTGTGGATTCACTATCGTATCAATCCTGATTTGCCGTCCTGGGCACGCGAAATACTCGACACCGCGGTGCGCGCCAACGCCGCCGCCAAACCCTTCGCGCAGGACCGCAAGCGTCTGCGCGGCGCGCCGACACGGCCGCCGGTGCGTTGTTGCGCTTGA
- a CDS encoding phosphate-starvation-inducible PsiE family protein: MSMISSRHYAWRFLTSDFYSRAIRAVTGLLIAVLCLWMIAGILNMLMAFMTIPESSWTDLAEHTIINSLIMLALLEVIRTLQAYLTLGRVRVTFILDTALVVLIGELMGLWFREYAPEKVLLGLGVIVALVVLRIVTARFSPETAGDAR; the protein is encoded by the coding sequence ATGTCCATGATTTCTTCGAGGCACTATGCCTGGCGTTTCCTGACAAGCGATTTCTATTCCCGCGCGATCCGTGCCGTAACGGGATTACTGATTGCCGTGTTGTGTCTGTGGATGATCGCGGGGATTCTCAACATGTTGATGGCCTTCATGACTATTCCGGAAAGCAGCTGGACCGATCTCGCGGAACACACGATCATCAATTCCCTTATCATGTTGGCATTGCTTGAGGTCATTCGTACACTTCAGGCTTACCTGACGCTGGGCCGGGTACGTGTCACCTTTATCCTCGATACCGCGTTGGTGGTGCTGATCGGCGAGCTCATGGGCCTGTGGTTCCGTGAATACGCGCCCGAGAAGGTGTTGCTCGGTCTCGGCGTCATCGTGGCGCTCGTTGTACTGCGCATCGTAACGGCGCGTTTCTCACCTGAAACTGCGGGCGACGCGCGTTAG
- the phoR gene encoding phosphate regulon sensor histidine kinase PhoR produces the protein MHPGLWREIWILVGIAVTSLFVGALTGRAFLIAAIGFGFYIAWTLRYLRSLHRWLQDRRADEIPDAGGMWGEVFDEIRKLVKQTSRRQDQLSGMLTRFQKAASAMPDAVVVLSQQDDIEWANTSAENLLGIRYPRDIGVRLFNLLRDPDFAQYLQRGDYAELFEIVSPENSGLHVSIQITPFGSSQKLVVGRDVTHLANLEQMRRHFVANVSHELRTPLTVLGGYVETLQHMDKIDMADLRKHLDTMHEQSVRMQRLVDDLLTLSRLETAPPRTKDESVDVAQLLENLKQQAQLLSGEQHHAITLDADRALRLLGSREELLSAFSNLINNAVRYTPAKGAIRLAWRTTGAGAEFAVTDTGEGIELMHIPHLTERFYRVDTARSRASGGTGLGLSIVKHVLLRHDASLEIESDVGRGSTFRCVFPASRTVRI, from the coding sequence ATGCATCCCGGCCTGTGGCGCGAAATCTGGATACTGGTTGGCATCGCCGTTACAAGCCTTTTTGTCGGCGCGTTGACCGGGCGCGCTTTCCTGATTGCCGCCATTGGATTCGGTTTTTACATTGCCTGGACGCTACGCTATTTGCGCAGCTTGCATCGTTGGCTGCAGGATCGCCGCGCGGATGAAATCCCCGATGCCGGAGGGATGTGGGGAGAGGTATTCGACGAGATACGCAAACTCGTCAAACAAACCTCACGTCGGCAGGACCAACTCAGCGGCATGCTGACCCGGTTCCAGAAAGCGGCCTCGGCCATGCCCGATGCCGTGGTAGTGCTGTCACAGCAGGATGATATCGAATGGGCCAATACTTCCGCTGAGAACCTGCTCGGCATCCGCTACCCGCGCGATATCGGCGTACGACTTTTTAACCTGCTGCGCGATCCGGATTTTGCGCAATACCTGCAGCGCGGTGATTATGCCGAACTGTTTGAAATCGTTTCCCCGGAAAACAGCGGGCTTCATGTTTCCATCCAGATCACACCCTTCGGCAGCAGCCAAAAGCTTGTGGTTGGGCGCGATGTCACGCACCTCGCCAATCTCGAGCAGATGCGCCGGCACTTCGTCGCCAACGTGTCGCACGAGTTGCGTACGCCGCTGACCGTGCTCGGCGGCTATGTCGAAACACTGCAACATATGGACAAAATAGACATGGCGGATTTGAGGAAACACCTCGACACCATGCATGAACAATCCGTCCGTATGCAGCGCCTGGTGGACGATCTGCTGACCTTGTCGCGGCTGGAAACTGCCCCACCGCGCACCAAGGATGAATCCGTGGATGTGGCCCAGCTGCTGGAAAACCTCAAGCAACAGGCCCAGCTTCTGAGCGGTGAGCAACATCATGCGATCACGCTCGATGCGGACCGTGCGCTGCGGCTGCTCGGCAGCCGCGAGGAGTTGCTCAGCGCGTTTTCCAATTTGATCAACAACGCCGTGCGCTACACCCCGGCGAAGGGCGCTATCCGATTGGCTTGGCGCACAACCGGTGCTGGCGCCGAGTTTGCCGTGACCGATACCGGCGAGGGCATTGAGCTAATGCATATCCCCCACCTGACGGAACGTTTTTACCGCGTTGACACGGCGCGCTCGCGCGCCTCGGGAGGCACCGGTCTCGGACTTTCAATCGTCAAGCATGTGCTGCTGCGCCACGACGCCAGCCTGGAAATTGAAAGCGATGTCGGCCGCGGTAGCACCTTTCGCTGCGTATTCCCGGCATCACGGACGGTACGCATTTAA
- the phoB gene encoding phosphate regulon transcriptional regulator PhoB, whose protein sequence is MRAKILIVDDESAIRQMVCLALAQANFVCLQAADATEAQIRIIADKPDLILLDWMLPKISGVEYAHRLRREKLTQDIPVIMLTARTEEEDKVKGLDSGADDFITKPFSTRELLSRIRALLRRTTPHAVELPVEISGLSLDPSTHRVRAHGHDLELGPTEFRLLHFFMTHPERVHARERLLDGVWGNTVYVEERTVDVHIRRLRKILTATGHDRLIQTVRGSGYRLSTEN, encoded by the coding sequence ATGCGGGCAAAAATCCTCATCGTTGACGACGAATCCGCGATCCGGCAGATGGTATGTCTCGCGCTGGCGCAGGCCAACTTCGTCTGCCTCCAAGCCGCCGATGCCACCGAAGCCCAGATACGCATCATCGCGGACAAACCTGATCTGATCCTGCTCGACTGGATGCTGCCAAAAATCAGCGGTGTAGAATATGCGCACCGTCTGCGGCGCGAGAAACTCACACAGGATATTCCCGTTATCATGCTGACGGCCCGCACGGAAGAGGAAGACAAGGTGAAGGGGCTCGACAGCGGGGCGGATGATTTCATCACCAAACCCTTTTCCACCCGCGAACTGCTCTCCCGGATTCGGGCGCTGTTGCGGCGCACCACGCCTCACGCAGTCGAATTACCCGTAGAAATAAGCGGACTGTCACTGGATCCATCCACGCATCGAGTCAGGGCGCACGGGCACGATCTGGAGCTGGGCCCGACAGAATTCCGCCTGCTGCATTTTTTCATGACCCATCCCGAGAGAGTGCACGCGCGCGAACGCCTGCTCGATGGCGTATGGGGCAACACCGTCTACGTGGAAGAGCGAACGGTGGATGTGCATATACGACGCCTGCGCAAAATCCTTACCGCGACCGGACACGACCGCCTGATCCAGACGGTACGGGGCTCCGGCTACCGACTGTCCACGGAAAACTGA